A genomic window from Pseudonocardia broussonetiae includes:
- a CDS encoding VOC family protein has translation MFRGFATLNLYADDVTAARDWYARLFDTEAYYAYPPAPAAPAYVEFRIGDDGDEIGFIDRRYAPPGTGAPGGAVMHWHVDDLPGTVARLLEMGATEYQPVTEHGDGSGFTTASVVDPFGNVLGVMHNPHYLEVVGARAA, from the coding sequence ATGTTCCGTGGATTCGCGACCCTGAACCTCTACGCCGACGACGTCACCGCCGCCCGCGACTGGTACGCGCGGCTGTTCGACACCGAGGCCTACTACGCCTACCCGCCTGCCCCGGCCGCCCCCGCCTACGTCGAGTTCCGCATCGGCGACGACGGCGACGAGATCGGCTTCATCGACCGCCGCTACGCCCCGCCCGGTACCGGCGCGCCGGGCGGCGCGGTCATGCACTGGCACGTCGACGACCTGCCCGGCACCGTCGCCCGCCTGCTGGAGATGGGCGCCACGGAGTACCAGCCGGTCACCGAGCACGGCGACGGCTCGGGCTTCACCACCGCGTCGGTGGTCGACCCGTTCGGCAACGTCCTGGGCGTCATGCACAACCCGCACTACCTGGAGGTCGTCGGCGCCCGCGCGGCGTAG
- a CDS encoding CGNR zinc finger domain-containing protein, whose product MNPRHNAPASLALVQDLVNTWFGHLSGGADDGLATRADLARFCREHGVDVAEDDVTDDEVALARVVREGVRAALARHDDAGREPVDGEALARLAAVAPDLPLHVGLAGDPAALVPVGGGVRGLLADLLGRAVTAAGDWPRLKVCRHPRCRAAFFDRSRNGSGVWCSMAVCGSDTKKRAFVERRRARSQAG is encoded by the coding sequence GTGAACCCCCGGCACAACGCCCCCGCGTCGCTGGCGCTCGTCCAGGACCTGGTGAACACCTGGTTCGGCCACCTCTCCGGCGGTGCCGACGACGGCCTGGCCACCCGCGCGGACCTCGCGCGGTTCTGCCGCGAGCACGGCGTCGACGTCGCCGAGGACGACGTCACCGACGACGAGGTGGCGCTCGCGCGGGTCGTCCGCGAGGGGGTGCGCGCGGCGCTGGCCCGCCACGACGACGCCGGACGGGAGCCCGTCGACGGCGAGGCGCTCGCCCGCCTGGCCGCGGTCGCGCCGGACCTGCCGCTGCACGTGGGCCTCGCGGGCGACCCCGCGGCGCTCGTGCCGGTCGGGGGCGGGGTCCGCGGCCTGCTGGCCGACCTGCTCGGCCGCGCGGTCACCGCCGCCGGCGACTGGCCGCGCCTGAAGGTCTGCCGCCACCCCCGCTGCCGGGCCGCGTTCTTCGACCGCTCCCGCAACGGGTCCGGCGTGTGGTGCTCGATGGCCGTCTGCGGGTCGGACACCAAGAAGCGGGCGTTCGTGGAGCGGCGCCGGGCGAGGTCGCAGGCCGGGTGA
- a CDS encoding SCO family protein, which produces MTAPPIRATYSLVDHHGTPVTEGSYAGRWQLVQFGFTACKVVCPRALAKLGAALDALERTSGPTPLVPLYVSVDPERDTPDVLAAFLAASHPRFTGLTGTPEQVDDAKRAFRVFARRRDTPDGYEVPHTAITYLLDAAGRPAHHWPDHATAETIADDLRRLLAG; this is translated from the coding sequence GTGACCGCCCCGCCCATCCGCGCGACGTACTCGCTGGTCGACCACCACGGCACCCCGGTCACCGAGGGCAGCTACGCCGGCCGCTGGCAGCTCGTCCAGTTCGGGTTCACCGCCTGCAAGGTGGTGTGCCCGCGCGCGCTGGCGAAACTCGGCGCCGCGCTCGACGCCCTCGAGCGCACGTCGGGCCCCACGCCGCTGGTGCCGCTCTACGTCAGTGTCGATCCCGAGCGCGACACCCCGGACGTGCTGGCGGCGTTCCTCGCCGCGTCGCACCCGCGGTTCACCGGGCTGACCGGGACGCCCGAGCAGGTCGACGACGCCAAGCGCGCGTTCCGCGTCTTCGCCCGGCGCCGCGACACCCCCGACGGCTACGAGGTGCCGCACACCGCGATCACCTACCTGCTCGACGCCGCCGGGCGGCCCGCGCACCACTGGCCCGACCACGCGACGGCGGAGACGATCGCGGACGACCTCCGACGCCTGCTCGCCGGGTAG
- a CDS encoding enoyl-CoA hydratase/isomerase family protein: MTTTAAVDRHDGAAPPNLRCETDGPVAVITIDAPEKLNAMGRTFWPELREALAALEADGSTRAVVITGAGDRAFSAGGDITSFAALADVTAQRAFQQDCMRTFAAVEECPLPVIAAVNGYAMGGGCELALACDIVVAADTATFGMPETAVGLVPGFGVLRAPSVIGRHWTKLMMFAGERVDAATAQQIGLAQKVVPAAELMDVARALAVRVAAAAPLAVAAGKSLVNRGVDRGEFDHSTAALTTLHATADAAEGIAAFAEKRAPVFEGR; the protein is encoded by the coding sequence GTGACCACGACGGCAGCGGTCGACCGGCACGACGGCGCGGCGCCGCCGAACCTGCGCTGCGAGACCGACGGGCCGGTCGCCGTGATCACGATCGACGCGCCGGAGAAGCTCAACGCGATGGGTCGCACCTTCTGGCCCGAGCTGCGCGAGGCCCTGGCCGCGCTGGAGGCCGACGGCAGCACCCGCGCCGTCGTGATCACCGGCGCGGGCGACCGGGCGTTCTCCGCGGGCGGGGACATCACGAGCTTCGCCGCGCTGGCCGACGTCACCGCGCAGCGCGCGTTCCAGCAGGACTGCATGCGCACCTTCGCGGCGGTGGAGGAGTGCCCGCTGCCGGTGATCGCCGCCGTCAACGGCTACGCGATGGGCGGCGGGTGCGAGCTCGCCCTCGCCTGCGACATCGTCGTCGCCGCCGACACGGCCACGTTCGGCATGCCCGAGACCGCCGTCGGGCTGGTCCCCGGCTTCGGCGTGCTGCGCGCGCCGTCGGTGATCGGGCGGCACTGGACCAAGCTGATGATGTTCGCGGGCGAGCGCGTGGACGCCGCGACGGCGCAGCAGATCGGGCTCGCGCAGAAGGTGGTGCCCGCCGCCGAGCTGATGGACGTGGCGCGCGCGCTGGCCGTCCGCGTCGCGGCCGCCGCACCGCTGGCCGTGGCCGCCGGGAAGAGCCTGGTTAACCGGGGCGTCGACCGGGGGGAGTTCGACCACTCCACCGCCGCGCTGACCACGCTGCACGCCACGGCCGACGCGGCCGAGGGCATCGCCGCGTTCGCCGAGAAGCGCGCGCCGGTGTTCGAGGGCCGCTGA
- a CDS encoding MBL fold metallo-hydrolase has translation MRAGALRVQAEDPERLWSDPGVYAVAPGVHRIPLPLPGDALKAVNVYALDLDADGGTLLVDAGQMRSGADALLAAGLAALDRRPADVRTVLVTHVHRDHYTLAVELRREHGTAVALGAGERESLHVAAGPTHALAPQLEALRRCGADALVRELSELDGRDGMPRDIWEEPDDWLADGAVLAAGERELRAVETPGHTTGHLVYHDEPGALLFAGDHVLPHITPSIGFEAVRAPHPLRDYLGSLRRVRAMPDARLLPAHGRVTPSAHARIDELLGHHDARLAATERAVASGRDTAAAVADGLTWTRRERALTELDAFNRMLAVLETESHLDLLALQGRLVVEQVDGVGHHRTP, from the coding sequence ATGCGCGCCGGAGCGCTGCGCGTGCAGGCCGAGGACCCCGAGCGGCTCTGGAGCGACCCGGGCGTCTACGCCGTGGCGCCGGGCGTGCACCGGATCCCGCTCCCGCTGCCGGGCGACGCGCTCAAGGCCGTCAACGTCTACGCCCTCGACCTCGACGCCGACGGCGGCACGCTGCTCGTCGACGCCGGCCAGATGCGCAGCGGCGCCGACGCGCTGCTCGCCGCGGGCCTGGCGGCGCTGGACCGCAGGCCGGCCGACGTCCGCACCGTGCTCGTCACCCACGTCCACCGCGACCACTACACGCTCGCCGTCGAGCTGCGCCGCGAGCACGGCACGGCTGTGGCCCTCGGCGCGGGGGAGCGCGAGTCGCTGCACGTGGCGGCCGGACCGACGCACGCGCTGGCGCCCCAGCTCGAGGCGCTGCGCCGGTGCGGCGCCGACGCGCTGGTCCGCGAGCTGTCGGAGCTCGACGGCCGCGACGGCATGCCGCGCGACATCTGGGAGGAGCCCGACGACTGGCTGGCCGACGGCGCGGTGCTGGCGGCGGGCGAGCGCGAGCTGCGGGCGGTCGAGACCCCGGGCCACACCACCGGCCACCTCGTCTACCACGACGAGCCCGGCGCGCTGCTGTTCGCCGGCGACCACGTCCTGCCCCACATCACGCCGTCGATCGGGTTCGAGGCGGTGCGGGCCCCGCACCCGCTGCGCGACTACCTCGGGTCGCTGCGCCGGGTCCGCGCGATGCCCGACGCGAGGCTGCTGCCCGCGCACGGCCGGGTCACCCCGAGCGCGCACGCCCGCATCGACGAGCTGCTCGGGCACCACGACGCCCGGCTGGCCGCCACCGAGCGGGCCGTCGCGTCGGGCCGGGACACCGCGGCCGCCGTCGCCGACGGACTGACCTGGACCCGCCGGGAGCGGGCGCTGACCGAGCTCGACGCGTTCAACCGGATGCTCGCGGTGCTGGAGACGGAGTCCCACCTGGACCTGCTCGCGCTCCAGGGCCGGCTGGTCGTGGAGCAGGTCGACGGGGTCGGGCACCACCGGACGCCGTGA
- a CDS encoding ester cyclase → MEPLVALMRRYVVDYTNRHDTSVCAEIMEPDYALRMGPHLVAGRDDAYVPAAQAQFRQFPGLGLTVHEIVTNGDRLAMRFSEHGASSRHGGAVAVWGGLGLYRWNGTRLTENLVEQDYHARRVQLASGRPASAEPPALAPWDTPAVSADPAAEAAVREWIDAGLPGDAVRYDDGSAGPDLDDARTTVDDLFSAGDRVAFRLTRTGRYAGGLDGVERTGTDATLSLVGLVTVTGGRVTDGRVVRDRLGFARALAGART, encoded by the coding sequence ATGGAGCCCCTCGTCGCGCTCATGCGCCGCTACGTCGTCGACTACACGAACCGGCACGACACGTCGGTGTGCGCCGAGATCATGGAGCCCGACTACGCGCTGCGGATGGGCCCGCACCTCGTCGCCGGGCGCGACGACGCCTACGTCCCGGCCGCGCAGGCGCAGTTCCGCCAGTTCCCGGGCCTCGGCCTCACCGTCCACGAGATCGTCACCAACGGCGACCGGCTCGCCATGCGGTTCTCCGAGCACGGCGCGTCGAGCCGGCACGGCGGCGCGGTCGCGGTGTGGGGCGGGCTCGGCCTCTACCGCTGGAACGGCACCCGGCTCACCGAGAACCTGGTCGAGCAGGACTACCACGCCCGGCGGGTCCAGCTCGCCTCCGGACGGCCCGCCTCCGCGGAGCCACCCGCCCTCGCCCCGTGGGACACCCCGGCGGTGTCGGCCGACCCCGCGGCCGAGGCGGCCGTGCGGGAGTGGATCGACGCGGGCCTGCCCGGCGACGCGGTCCGCTACGACGACGGCAGCGCCGGCCCCGACCTCGACGACGCGCGCACCACCGTCGACGACCTGTTCTCCGCGGGCGACCGGGTCGCCTTCAGGCTCACCCGGACCGGGCGCTACGCCGGCGGCCTCGACGGGGTGGAGCGGACCGGCACCGACGCGACGCTGTCCCTGGTCGGGCTCGTCACCGTCACCGGTGGCCGGGTCACCGACGGCCGCGTCGTCCGGGACCGCCTCGGCTTCGCGCGGGCCCTGGCCGGGGCCCGGACGTGA
- a CDS encoding acetyl/propionyl/methylcrotonyl-CoA carboxylase subunit alpha: MQRIEQPIATVLVANRGEIAVRVIRSCRELGLRSVAVHSDVDAGALHVRLADEAHRIGPAPARRSYLDVDAVLAAAKASGADAVHPGYGMLSEDAGFAAAVEAAGLVFVGPPADVVARMGDKVAARAVATGCGVPVAPGSDGTLDPADLPGATALAEGLGWPVVVKASFGGGGRGMRVVQDAGGLADAIAAAGREADAAFGRAEVHLERYLDRPRHVEVQVLADAHGTVVHLGDRDCSVQRRHQKLIEEAPAPGLAPHLRAALHDAALRVTRSVGYRGAGTVEFLVLPATGEFFFLEMNTRLQVEHGVTEMVTGIDLVAAQLRIAAGEALWFTQDDVRLDGHAVQARIAAEDPWESFRPAPGPVHELALPHGPWLRCDTGIESGDAVAAEYDSMFAKVLAWGGDRDLARRRLIGALDELRVVGVPTTAPYLRGVLATESFAAGTHDTGSVARDWAPDPADRPAATAPAPAAPATAGTVPVRRVRIATDRGPVEVAVPGLARPAGPGAAPAARPSRSGSGADAVVSGPGAPPVAPMDATVVAVAVVAGQEVGVGEVLAVLEAMKMEIEVRSDVAGTVQEVLVAPGDPVAAGKPLVRFTT; the protein is encoded by the coding sequence ATGCAGCGGATCGAGCAGCCCATCGCGACCGTCCTGGTCGCCAACCGCGGCGAGATCGCGGTCCGCGTCATCCGGTCCTGCCGCGAGCTGGGGCTGCGCTCGGTGGCGGTCCACTCCGACGTCGACGCCGGGGCGCTGCACGTGCGGCTCGCCGACGAGGCGCACCGCATCGGCCCCGCTCCGGCCAGGCGTTCCTACCTCGACGTCGACGCGGTGCTGGCGGCGGCGAAGGCGTCCGGCGCCGACGCGGTCCACCCCGGCTACGGCATGCTCTCCGAGGACGCCGGGTTCGCCGCGGCGGTCGAGGCCGCGGGGCTGGTGTTCGTCGGGCCGCCCGCCGACGTCGTCGCGCGGATGGGCGACAAGGTGGCCGCGCGGGCGGTCGCCACGGGCTGCGGGGTCCCGGTCGCGCCGGGCAGCGACGGCACGCTCGATCCCGCCGACCTCCCCGGCGCCACCGCGCTCGCGGAGGGGCTCGGCTGGCCGGTGGTCGTCAAGGCGTCGTTCGGCGGCGGGGGCCGCGGGATGCGGGTCGTCCAGGACGCGGGCGGGCTCGCCGACGCGATCGCCGCGGCCGGCCGCGAGGCGGACGCCGCGTTCGGCCGGGCCGAGGTGCACCTGGAGCGCTACCTGGACCGGCCCCGCCACGTCGAGGTCCAGGTGCTCGCCGACGCTCACGGGACCGTGGTCCACCTCGGCGACCGCGACTGCTCGGTGCAGCGCCGCCACCAGAAGCTGATCGAGGAGGCCCCCGCGCCCGGCCTCGCGCCGCACCTGCGGGCCGCGCTGCACGACGCCGCACTGCGCGTCACCCGCTCCGTCGGCTACCGCGGCGCGGGCACCGTCGAGTTCCTGGTGCTGCCCGCCACCGGCGAGTTCTTCTTCCTGGAGATGAACACCCGCCTGCAGGTCGAGCACGGCGTCACCGAGATGGTCACCGGGATCGACCTGGTGGCGGCGCAGCTGCGGATCGCCGCGGGCGAGGCGCTGTGGTTCACCCAGGACGACGTCCGCCTCGACGGGCACGCGGTGCAGGCCCGCATCGCGGCCGAGGACCCGTGGGAGTCCTTCCGCCCGGCGCCGGGGCCGGTGCACGAGCTCGCCCTGCCCCACGGCCCGTGGCTGCGCTGCGACACCGGGATCGAGTCCGGCGACGCGGTCGCGGCCGAGTACGACTCGATGTTCGCCAAGGTGCTCGCCTGGGGCGGGGACCGGGACCTCGCCCGGCGCCGGCTGATCGGCGCCCTCGACGAGCTGCGGGTGGTCGGCGTCCCGACCACCGCGCCCTACCTGCGCGGCGTGCTCGCCACGGAGTCCTTCGCGGCCGGCACCCACGACACCGGGTCGGTGGCCCGGGACTGGGCGCCCGACCCGGCCGACCGCCCGGCCGCCACCGCGCCGGCCCCCGCCGCACCGGCGACGGCCGGCACCGTCCCGGTCCGCCGGGTGCGGATCGCGACCGACCGGGGCCCCGTGGAGGTCGCGGTGCCCGGCCTGGCCCGACCGGCCGGTCCCGGCGCGGCGCCCGCCGCCCGGCCCTCCCGGTCGGGGTCCGGCGCCGACGCGGTCGTGTCCGGGCCCGGGGCGCCGCCGGTCGCGCCGATGGACGCCACCGTGGTCGCGGTGGCGGTCGTGGCCGGTCAGGAGGTCGGGGTGGGCGAGGTCCTCGCGGTGCTCGAGGCGATGAAGATGGAGATCGAGGTGCGCTCCGACGTCGCCGGCACGGTGCAGGAGGTGCTGGTGGCCCCGGGCGACCCGGTCGCCGCGGGGAAGCCGCTGGTGCGCTTCACCACCTGA
- a CDS encoding SDR family NAD(P)-dependent oxidoreductase: MSDPRTAPDRAALPLSGRTALVTGGSRGVGRAVALRLAADGAAVAVNYRRDADAAAEAVAAIEAAGGTARAYRAPVDDPDAVAALPALVRADLGPVDLLVSNAGTASRGTAVADTADEEYLRLLRVHVLGPLALVRALLPDLRAAGRADVVVVSSAIVDAAPPGGAAYTMAKAALEAAARTLAREERAHGLRVNIVAPGLVATDMGERLVAATAGGATLAELDASYPFGRVARPEDVAGVVAFLASADAGYVTGQRLLVDGGGPDSRIVAASGGGR; this comes from the coding sequence GTGTCCGACCCCCGCACCGCTCCCGACCGCGCCGCACTCCCGCTGAGCGGCCGGACCGCCCTGGTGACGGGGGGATCCCGCGGGGTCGGCCGCGCCGTCGCGCTGCGGCTGGCCGCCGACGGTGCCGCCGTCGCCGTGAACTACCGGCGCGACGCCGACGCGGCCGCCGAGGCCGTGGCCGCGATCGAGGCGGCGGGCGGCACGGCCCGCGCCTACCGCGCGCCCGTCGACGACCCCGACGCGGTCGCCGCGCTGCCCGCGCTGGTCCGCGCCGACCTCGGCCCGGTCGACCTGCTGGTCAGCAACGCCGGCACGGCCAGCCGCGGCACCGCCGTCGCCGACACGGCCGACGAGGAGTACCTGCGGCTCCTGCGGGTGCACGTGCTCGGCCCGCTCGCGCTGGTCCGGGCGCTGCTGCCGGACCTGCGGGCGGCGGGGCGGGCCGACGTCGTCGTGGTCTCCAGCGCGATCGTGGACGCGGCACCGCCGGGCGGCGCGGCCTACACGATGGCGAAGGCCGCGCTGGAGGCGGCGGCCCGCACGCTGGCCCGCGAGGAGCGCGCCCACGGGCTGCGCGTCAACATCGTCGCGCCGGGGCTGGTCGCCACCGACATGGGGGAGCGCCTGGTCGCGGCCACCGCGGGCGGGGCCACCCTGGCCGAGCTGGACGCGAGCTACCCCTTCGGCCGGGTCGCGCGGCCGGAGGACGTCGCCGGGGTGGTGGCGTTCCTCGCCTCCGCCGACGCCGGCTACGTCACCGGGCAGCGGCTGCTCGTCGACGGCGGCGGGCCGGACTCCCGGATCGTGGCGGCGTCCGGGGGTGGGCGCTGA
- a CDS encoding acyl-CoA dehydrogenase family protein: MRRTLYETEHEAFRESFRRFLDTEVVPHHERWAAAGIVPRELYTAAGRSGFLGTDVPEEYGGGGVRDFRFNAVVAEEVMRGGAAAAGLGLTLHNDICLPYFLAFANDEQKQRWLPGIVSGELITGIAMTEPGTGSDLASIATTARREGDEYVVDGAKTFITNGINADLMITAVKTDPTQKHRGMSLLVLERGMAGFERGRNLDKLGQHAQDTAELSFAGVRVPVANLLGSEEGQGFTQLVTNLPQERLSIGIAAVAAARTALEQTLEYVKERKAFGQPIGSFQNSRFVLAEIATEVDIAEHYVDDCVRALNAGELTAVDASKAKWWCTELQGRAVDRCLQLHGGYGYMNEYPIARAYADARITRIYGGTTEIMKEVIGKALGL; this comes from the coding sequence ATGCGCCGCACCCTGTACGAGACCGAGCACGAGGCGTTCCGCGAGTCGTTCCGGCGCTTCCTCGACACCGAGGTGGTGCCGCACCACGAGCGGTGGGCGGCCGCCGGGATCGTCCCCCGGGAGCTCTACACCGCCGCCGGCCGGTCCGGGTTCCTCGGCACGGACGTCCCCGAGGAGTACGGCGGGGGAGGGGTGCGGGACTTCCGGTTCAACGCCGTCGTCGCCGAGGAGGTCATGCGCGGCGGGGCCGCCGCGGCCGGGCTGGGCCTGACCCTGCACAACGACATCTGCCTGCCCTACTTCCTCGCGTTCGCGAACGACGAGCAGAAGCAGCGCTGGCTGCCCGGCATCGTGTCCGGGGAGCTCATCACCGGCATCGCGATGACCGAGCCCGGGACCGGCTCCGACCTCGCGTCGATCGCCACGACCGCGCGGCGCGAGGGCGACGAGTACGTCGTCGACGGGGCGAAGACGTTCATCACCAACGGGATCAACGCGGATCTGATGATCACGGCGGTGAAGACCGACCCCACGCAGAAGCACCGGGGGATGAGCCTGCTGGTGCTGGAGCGGGGGATGGCCGGTTTCGAGCGGGGGCGCAACCTCGACAAGCTCGGCCAGCACGCCCAGGACACCGCGGAGCTGTCGTTCGCCGGCGTCCGGGTGCCGGTGGCGAACCTGCTCGGGTCGGAGGAGGGGCAGGGCTTCACCCAGCTCGTCACGAACCTGCCCCAGGAGCGGCTGTCCATCGGGATCGCCGCGGTGGCCGCCGCGCGCACCGCGCTGGAGCAGACGCTGGAGTACGTGAAGGAGCGGAAGGCCTTCGGGCAGCCGATCGGGTCGTTCCAGAACTCGCGGTTCGTGCTGGCCGAGATCGCCACCGAGGTCGACATCGCCGAGCACTACGTCGACGACTGCGTGCGCGCGCTCAACGCGGGCGAGCTCACCGCTGTCGACGCGTCGAAGGCGAAGTGGTGGTGCACCGAGCTGCAGGGTCGGGCGGTCGACCGGTGCCTGCAGCTGCACGGGGGCTACGGGTACATGAACGAGTACCCGATCGCCCGCGCCTACGCCGACGCCCGGATCACCCGGATCTACGGCGGGACCACCGAGATCATGAAGGAGGTCATCGGCAAGGCGCTGGGCCTGTGA
- a CDS encoding cytochrome P450 translates to MHLDDDLLTRRASADPYAVLAALREHDPVHWSDAHRAWLLTRYDDVSAAFQNKALSSDRVRPLREARRSSDATAASDRVLELLSGWMVVNDPPVHTRLRKLAGGAFKAQRISAMGEQITGLVDGLLDGFAGTGDLISAVAYPLPATVIATMLGAPVADRDRFRDWSDELALVAFGTGGTARADRHERALRGLREMDDYFRGLIALRRREPGEDMLTAMMATDEDGDDRLADDELVAMCALLLFAGHETTTNSIANATLALLRHPDQLDRLRAEPDLLAPAVEELLRFEGPIKVLNRWVVADTEIAGRAISPGQRVHLVLASANRDATRFADPDRLDIGRTPNPHIAFGKGIHACIGAQLARMETRIALGRIVERLPGLRLAGEPEWKDSLASRSLAALPVEHRAGQAAAV, encoded by the coding sequence ATGCACCTGGATGACGACCTGCTGACGCGGCGGGCCAGCGCCGACCCCTACGCGGTGCTGGCGGCCCTGCGCGAGCACGACCCGGTGCACTGGAGCGACGCGCACCGGGCGTGGCTGCTCACCCGCTACGACGACGTGTCGGCCGCGTTCCAGAACAAGGCGCTGTCCAGCGACCGCGTCCGCCCGCTGCGCGAGGCCCGGCGCTCGTCGGACGCGACCGCGGCGTCGGACCGGGTGCTGGAGCTGCTGTCGGGCTGGATGGTGGTCAACGACCCGCCGGTGCACACCCGGCTGCGCAAGCTGGCCGGCGGGGCGTTCAAGGCCCAGCGCATCTCGGCGATGGGCGAGCAGATCACCGGGCTGGTCGACGGGCTGCTCGACGGGTTCGCCGGCACGGGCGACCTCATCTCCGCGGTCGCCTACCCGCTGCCGGCGACCGTCATCGCGACCATGCTCGGCGCCCCGGTGGCCGACCGCGACCGGTTCCGCGACTGGTCCGACGAGCTCGCGCTGGTGGCGTTCGGCACCGGCGGCACGGCCCGGGCCGACCGTCACGAGCGGGCGCTGCGCGGGCTGCGGGAGATGGACGACTACTTCCGCGGGCTGATCGCGCTGCGCCGCCGCGAGCCGGGCGAGGACATGCTCACGGCGATGATGGCGACCGACGAGGACGGCGACGACCGCCTCGCCGACGACGAGCTCGTCGCGATGTGCGCGCTGCTGCTGTTCGCCGGGCACGAGACCACCACCAACTCGATCGCCAACGCCACGCTGGCGCTGCTGCGCCACCCCGACCAGCTCGACCGGCTCCGGGCCGAGCCGGACCTGCTGGCCCCGGCCGTCGAGGAGCTGCTGCGGTTCGAGGGCCCGATCAAGGTCCTCAACCGCTGGGTCGTGGCCGACACCGAGATCGCCGGGCGCGCGATCTCGCCCGGGCAGCGCGTCCACCTCGTGCTGGCCTCGGCCAACCGCGACGCGACCCGGTTCGCCGATCCCGACCGGCTCGACATCGGTCGCACCCCCAACCCGCACATCGCGTTCGGGAAGGGGATCCACGCCTGCATCGGCGCGCAGCTGGCCCGGATGGAGACCCGGATCGCGCTGGGCCGCATCGTCGAGCGCCTGCCCGGGCTCCGCCTGGCCGGGGAGCCCGAGTGGAAGGACAGCCTCGCATCGCGCTCGCTGGCCGCGCTGCCGGTGGAGCACCGGGCCGGGCAGGCGGCCGCGGTATGA
- a CDS encoding ferredoxin — MDSSLCEAHSQCYVVDPDLFPLDDDGYSAVGQDRPVPAGEEDAARLGVSACPVAALRADDGGT, encoded by the coding sequence GTGGACTCCTCGCTCTGCGAGGCGCACAGCCAGTGCTACGTCGTCGACCCGGACCTGTTCCCGCTCGACGACGACGGCTACAGCGCCGTCGGGCAGGACCGGCCGGTGCCGGCGGGCGAGGAGGACGCGGCGCGGCTCGGCGTGTCCGCCTGCCCGGTCGCCGCGCTGCGGGCCGACGACGGGGGAACCTGA
- a CDS encoding LLM class flavin-dependent oxidoreductase, producing MTRIRVGLYYDLRNPGTARPWPQVYADALRRIGEAERRGVDAIWTSEHHGFDDGYLPAPLTFAAAIAARTERVRVGTAVAVAPLTHPRALAEQAAVVDILSDGRLELGLGAGWREPEFAAVGADFRGRYDALESAIGDVERFWADGTATPPPVQRPVPVWVGARGPRGARIAGRTGAGLLWIDPELLGPYREGLAAGGHDPGAARMGGLVNLFLADDPDAARERIRPSGRHNRSSYSGNDRGAARGSAAFPKLEVCTAEQAAERIAERTAGLPVTDVFCFADIAGLAPDLVDRHVELVAAGLPRLLHERTDAHAPG from the coding sequence GTGACCCGGATCCGGGTCGGCCTCTACTACGACCTCCGCAACCCCGGCACCGCGCGGCCGTGGCCGCAGGTCTACGCCGACGCGCTGCGCCGGATCGGCGAGGCCGAGCGGCGCGGCGTCGACGCGATCTGGACGAGCGAGCACCACGGGTTCGACGACGGCTACCTGCCGGCGCCGCTGACCTTCGCCGCGGCGATCGCGGCGCGCACCGAGCGCGTGCGGGTCGGGACGGCCGTGGCGGTGGCGCCGCTGACGCACCCACGGGCGCTGGCCGAGCAGGCCGCGGTCGTCGACATCCTCTCCGACGGGCGGCTGGAGCTGGGGCTGGGCGCCGGGTGGCGCGAGCCGGAGTTCGCCGCGGTCGGCGCCGACTTCCGGGGCCGGTACGACGCGCTGGAGAGCGCGATCGGCGACGTCGAGCGGTTCTGGGCCGACGGCACCGCGACCCCGCCGCCGGTGCAGCGCCCGGTGCCCGTCTGGGTGGGGGCGCGCGGCCCGCGCGGCGCGCGCATCGCCGGGCGCACGGGCGCCGGCCTGCTGTGGATCGACCCCGAGCTGCTCGGCCCGTACCGCGAGGGCCTCGCGGCCGGCGGCCACGACCCCGGCGCGGCCCGGATGGGCGGGCTGGTCAACCTGTTCCTCGCCGACGACCCGGACGCCGCCCGCGAGCGGATCCGCCCGTCCGGGCGGCACAACCGCAGCAGCTACTCCGGCAACGACCGCGGCGCGGCCCGCGGCTCCGCCGCGTTCCCGAAGCTCGAGGTGTGCACGGCCGAGCAGGCCGCGGAGCGGATCGCCGAGCGCACCGCCGGGCTGCCCGTCACCGACGTCTTCTGCTTCGCCGACATCGCCGGGCTCGCGCCGGACCTGGTCGACCGGCACGTCGAGCTGGTCGCCGCCGGCCTGCCCCGGCTCCTGCACGAGAGGACGGACGCGCATGCACCTGGATGA